The uncultured Paludibaculum sp. sequence CCCCCTTCTTTCTCAATTTCAATCCAACCGGCAGGAAGGGAGATTTGCTGCCGAGGCAAGGTGCGGAGATCGATATATCCGGGACAATCGTCGAGCGAAAGCACTGGAAGAGACACTGATGCAGACTGTTCGAAGTGTTGGGCCAGCAGCGCTCGACGATAAGTCCAAATCGAACCACCAGAACAAATAGCGAGCCGCAGCTAAGACGTCGTCAGCAACCTGCTCTCATGCATTCGCACCACGCCAACGACGTTCCGGTGAGCTCTGTCGATGACGCGTTCAATCGCCGCCAGTCGATCGCCGAGACGCGCTTGACCGGTTCCGCCGCCTACACCTTGATGCAATAGGCCTCCCAATTTCGCGGCCGCCCGGCCCGCGGATCACTCCGGAGGCAGCCGGATCTCCGCCGTCTGCCTCGCATTCGCGGCCACAACGATCGCCCGGGATGGGAATTGCTCCAGGTACTTCGCGTCCAGATAGGCGTCGTTGTCGTTCTCGCGCAACGCAAACAGACGGTATTTCCCAGGCGCGATCCCGGTGATCTCGAACTGGCCGGCGGCGCCCGGCGTGGCGGTCTTCACCCAATCCTGCTTGGCGGGATTCGCGGGCGCCAGCACAACGAAACCGGAGGCCGGCTGGCCGTCGCGGTTCGACAGTACTCCATTTAAGGCGCCGCCGTTGCGCCCGAGAACGACGCGGACCGGACCATCCTCCGCGCTGATCTGCGGCGGCGTTGCCTCCAGTTCCGTCCCGCCCTGCAGCACGCGGGCGACATACGTCCCCTCCGGCGGTTGCACCTGGAGTGTGTATCGGTAGCCGGGCACCAGAAGCTGCATGTGTACGCGGCCATCCGGGCCCACCCGCCCGCCAATCGTGCCAAAAAGCTGGAGCACGTCGGACAGCCCCGAGACCCGGGCGGTCGAAAGGGGCTTGGCCGGAGCGCCCTTGTCGTCCGCGCCCGCCTCGTATTCCAGGGTGCAGTCGAGATCCCGGGCATCCACGAACGGAACCCTCAGGTTGTCGATCGGTGTGGCTCCTACCGTGATCGGCAGGACGCTCCGGTTATTGGCCTCCTTCGAGGAGACAAGGAGGAGGTAGTTCCCGGGTGGAACGTTCTGCAGGCGGAACGTCTTGCCCACTTCGGTTTGGAGGCCCAAAAAGGGCTGTGCCGCGTTCTCGGGAATCATCAGTCCGACGTAGATCGGAGAGCCTTCGGGCTGCTTTGGCGACGGCGTCACGAGGCCACTGACACTCACGCCCTCCGTATCCTTCAGCGTCAACGTCAACCCGCTCGCCTCTTTGGTTCTCCTGAGATCGATCCCGCCTTGCAGGTTGGGCGCCGGCAGATCCGGGTAGAAGACAGGCAGCGAGGTGCGCCCGGCGCCGTCGCGCCGGAACCCGAGTGTGTACGCATAGAGCAGATAGGTGGCGGGCCGGAGGTTCTCCAGACGGAACTCACCACGGTCATTCGTCATCGCGAGAATCGAATCGCCAGGACGCAACACGGCGCGACCGGCCCGCAGGACTAGAACATGGGCAATGACGCCATCGGCCGGGTCGCCATTGCTCCACCGGACGACGCCCTGAATGCTGCGCTTGGCACTGAGGACAATATCGCCGAGTTCCGCCTTCGGGGCCGCGGCGGTGAACGCGATCGCCTTGGATTCGGCAATCGGGAAATAGCCGGCCTTGTCCACGCTCATCACGTACTGCCCGGGCGGGATCTCTTTCTGAAACGAACAGGCGCCCGATTCGCTAGTGAAGGCCACAATTCGGTCCCCGCCTTCGCTGGGCTGCAGCGTGATCCGGGCGCCGCCGACGCCGTTCGATTCAATATCGTCCAGCACCCGGCAGCCAATCGCCACCTTCGGCTTCTCCTGCGCCCATCCGCCCGAAGCCATACAGACGGCGATCGCCGCCATCAAACCAACGCTGCGAATGATCCGTATCAAGCTCATCCCAGTTCCCTCCCCACCGGCGCGCGCCGCCGGCCTAATCAAAAGCACGAGGAAATGACGCATCCGTCGCCGGTCGGCATGTAAATTTTTTGAGTTCCTCCGAGTATAACTTCAATATCTGCGGGGAACACACCGAAAGTCGAACATATACAGGCAAACAGCCAGGACCAGTAGCCCCGTGGCGTCTCACTCAACGAGTCTTCGCAAAAGCACCTGTTCTCGTCAGCACTCGACGACCGGCAGTATTCGCGCCATTCCAGTTCATCCAGCGAAAATCAGCCGTCTTCCTCTTCTATCGAGGATCCATCGGATTTGACAATTCAGCCGCTCGGTCCTCCAAGGCACTGTGAATCCTGCCGATGGCATCGAAGGCGGAACTACGCTTGTCCGTCTTCCCGAACTGGATCGGTCGAGCCGAGCTCTCCATCTCGTAGGCACGGCTACGATGATGGCAGCCACCCCATCGGTCGAAGACAACGACCCCGTTGTACTTGTCATCACCGCGGATCCCGCCAAAAGCGGCCAACGCAAGCCGGCAACCAATGAGCAGCGAGCAGCAGCCGTTACTCATGACTCGTCACCTCAAGCATCCTATGGACTTCGACGCCCAAAGGTGCACCGGCATTGCGGTCTCAGCGGGCCCGGTTGACACGCAGGTGCGCACATTCTATCAACCTCGACGGGATTGTTTTGATTGCGGACCGGGACTATCGATCGTGAGTATGTGCTTGGCGGCATGGCCCCCTAACCAAACGGCCAAGGAACGTCCACGTGCCGGCAGCTGAGCCACCGGATGTCACAAATCCTCCGAATTCCAGAGGTATAATCGATTAAATGCTCTAGCAGTGCAGGATACTACACTAGGCGAGCTGCCCCGGATTGTGTGAGTTGTGTGGCTAGACTGGCGAGGCGAACTCTTCTCTATATTTGGGAGGCCTTATGGATAGATCTGCTCCCCTGCGACGACGAATAGTCATCAGACGAAGATTATTCAGGATGATGACTTATTCAGCCGGCGGTAGATTCATGCTCTGGATGCTGGCTTGCTCCGGTTTGTTACTTTTGTGCGTTTGGGTCGCATGTTTCATCCCGTACTGGGCTGCACACTACGAAAGCCTAGCCCTGCTTCTTAGGTTGATGATATTTCTTGTCTCGACAACGATTGCGCTGACGGCACTGAACAAGACAAACAAGAGGCGTCGCAGTAGATTCTATCTCGCTTGGGCCTCCGCGATGATGATTGCGGCCTTGTTCCTCAATGCCGGGATTACTGTCCCCGATGCAGTCAATCAAAGAGTTTCACGCGAAAAGACCCGCCTGCTGCAAGAGGCCCTGTCCAGAGAGCTCAGGGGCTTGGCCAATCCTCTCAATAGGGAGATTCGCTGTGACATCGGGTTGTGGGCCAGTGGATCCCAAACCAACCTTGCAGATCTGGCGCAGTCGGCCAGAGCACTTGGCTTCAGGAAGGGAAAGCAGGCGTTCGGAGTAGTGCAACTGAGCACGCTCGACACGGGCTTGCCGGCGCAACGCGCCCTGGGTGAGTTTCTCGCTGACGCTAGCTTTACAATTCATGTTTGTGCTGATCCATCGTGTACGATGAATCCCCAGTGGGATAAATCTGCTGAGCCCGCTCCTCCTTCAGACTTGTGGGGCTCGATTGAGTTTGCCTCAGATCAAGAAAAGGCTATGGTTAGCTCGGATCCACTGCGATACTTTCTCAGATTAGGTGAGCATGTGGGAGTGTTGTACGGCTTAGCGCAAGATCGTTTTGACGTAACTCTTAGATCTAGCGCGGTGTCATTTCATCGACTGTCCGATAAAATTAAAAGCAGCGACGAGCTTACCGGAGCACTGATTCGATTTTCCGGAATGTCGGCTAGTCAATTTCTATATAATTTCCACAGCATCTCGTTTAGCAGAGGAGATGGCAGGAGGATTCAAGTCGTGAATCCTCATCCTGTGGTGGTTCATGTAACGAGATTGGGAAGACCAGAGCAGATGGAGATGATTGAAGGATACTTCGCAAAGGAGTGGATCTAAGCCATCTCCTCGCCAACTGAAGATCCGGCCGGCCTATGGGCCGTCATTACAGCGTCACTCCACTGCTTCCCACAAAAGCACACATTCCGAGAGGTACTGATTGACCAACTGTCCCGCCTTCGGCCAATTGCCGCCAGTTACGCGCCGAAGCCTGCGCGAATCCGGCTTGTGGTGTGGCTCCGGCCTTTGGATTTCGGGCGAAGGGCACCGCAACGTGGGCGGCGGGGATCGCTGAAGCAGTCAGCGACCGGAGAATATGGAACTCTGGTATCTCCAGTCTTGAGCTGCTGGTCGAAAAAGTCAGTATCAGACCAGGACGCCCACTGCCCGGACGGCCCCTGCCCCTAACTCCACCTGGGATTGCTCCTGAGCAAAAACGTGCTGGTCAGATTACCCTCACGGGGCATGTCTCAAAGAATTTGGACCCCATGGGCAGCCTACACTGAAAGGAGCATGCACAAGGTCCAGTACTTCCGCACCGGGGCCCTCCATGCGATTGTCGCCCGCCTGGGATTCTTCGCTCTACTGTTCACCTTCCCACCTCTCATACTCGGCCAGCAACGCCCCTCCGTTGCCCGGTTGATCCAGCAATTCGAGGGCGAGAAGTTCTTCTGGCGCCAGTTCGAAATCGCGAAAGCCATCACCGCGGCGAACGACCCGAGTGTTCTCCCTCGGCTCGAACCGTGGTTGACTCACAACGACCGGCACTTACGGGGCAATGCCGCGTTCATCTTCGCCCGGCTTGGCGACCGCCGCGGATTTGACGTAATTGTCACCATTCTCAGCGATCGTTCTGAAACGCGCCAGGTTCACTCGATTTCCTCGAATGGGGACCCGTCTGTGAAAGGGCAGATCCGGGAAGATCGCTACTATGCCGCGCACCTGCTGGGTGATCTGAAGGATGCACGCGCCATCCCTATCCTGGTGCCTCTTCTGGCGGACCCCGACGTAAACTACATCGTTCCGTGGTCTCTCGGGCAAATCGGCGATCGGTCGGCCGTTCCACCATTAATCGCAACACTCGGCGACCGGAATCCGAGCATGCGGGTCCTGGCAATCAAAGCCCTGACCGAACTCAAGGCGACTGAAGCACTGCCACACCTTCGTCTGTTGCTCAATGACCAGGCAAGATGCAATTTCGACAAGTTGGAGTCCGTTGCCGAAGCCGCGCAGGCAGCAATCACGGCGCTGCAACCGAAGACCGCCCCCTAGCTCCTGGACACCCGGCCATCGGAACCGCCCGGAGAATCCACCTGCGTGGATGAGGCGACAGACGGATGTCCCCACGCCTCGCCCCCGGAAACGCACCACCCCGAGCGCCCCCGCCCCCAACAGCACCAGCCCGGCCATCACCCCCCGACCCAATCTCTCCACCTCACTTCTCCCCCGATTTCGACATTAAGCTTTCTTCAGTCCGCACACTTCTAACTTTATTTTTCCCCTTTTTTCAGTACCTTGCAGCCAACACCCCCTAAAACCCTGGGAACCGTCCTCTACAAATCTCTTCGAGGTACAAACTGATGAACATCTTTATGAAGACTACGATTGAACCGCCGCACTCGCGCCGCTTCACTCGCACCACTACGGCCGAAAACGAACTCCTCCTCGGCGAGGACGCCCTCAGCCTCATCACCTGCGTCGAAGACCGTCAACTCTTCGCCGGCGTCCGCGACTCCGTCCACCAGCAGTTCGCACCGCGTACCCTCTACGAACAGAACATGGCCGACTCCATCGCCGAGGACCTCTGGCGCAAGTCCCGCTTCTCCACCGCCGAAACCGCCGCGCTCTCCGCCACCATCGAACGCGATTGGGAGCTCATCTCCAAAGAGTGCGCAAACGCCGACCCCGCCTACCGCACCTTCGCCGCCCTCCGCGACCTCGGCCCCCGCGAAGTCGCCTGCCTCCGCGCCGCCCAGGAATCCGAAACCCGAGCCTGGCGCCGCTCCCGCTCCGACGCCGCCGTCCTTGCCGCCCTCAAAGCCAAGCCGCTCTAGAAACACCCAGGCAACCGCGCCATGACCAAACCACCCATCTCCGAACGCCGCCTGGCCGCCAACCGGGCAAACGCCAAAAAGTCCACCGGCCCCCGCACGGCCGGCGGCAAGCGTCGCGTCTCGCGGAACGCCAGCAAGCACAGCCTCTATGCGCCCGGCTTCCGTCTGCCCGCCGACATCGAGCAGCGCCTCTACGTGCAGTCGCTAGAACGGACGGCCGATATCGCCGACCCGCAATTCCGCGCCCTCACGGTCCATCGCCTGATGCTGCGCGGCCACCAGCGCCGCCTCTTTCAACTGGAAGGTAAGCTCTGGGCTGAGGCCCTCCGCGTCAACGGCGGCGCCGTACCCCAGGCAGCCCTCTGGATCCGCCAGCATCAGAGTTCGCTGGTCCAGGCGCTCAATCGCTACGACGCCTGGATCGGAGTCCGGATCCGCGCCGTCCAGCGCGCGTCGCTTCCTTATCTGGTTGGGGATGAAAAAGCCGCGACGGAAACCGTCATTCCAGCGAAAGCCGCGACGATCTATGCGGCGGCAGCGGGCTCCGCCCGGCCCATCGAACTGACGCGCCCCGGCTC is a genomic window containing:
- a CDS encoding HEAT repeat domain-containing protein; the protein is MHKVQYFRTGALHAIVARLGFFALLFTFPPLILGQQRPSVARLIQQFEGEKFFWRQFEIAKAITAANDPSVLPRLEPWLTHNDRHLRGNAAFIFARLGDRRGFDVIVTILSDRSETRQVHSISSNGDPSVKGQIREDRYYAAHLLGDLKDARAIPILVPLLADPDVNYIVPWSLGQIGDRSAVPPLIATLGDRNPSMRVLAIKALTELKATEALPHLRLLLNDQARCNFDKLESVAEAAQAAITALQPKTAP
- a CDS encoding carboxypeptidase regulatory-like domain-containing protein: MSLIRIIRSVGLMAAIAVCMASGGWAQEKPKVAIGCRVLDDIESNGVGGARITLQPSEGGDRIVAFTSESGACSFQKEIPPGQYVMSVDKAGYFPIAESKAIAFTAAAPKAELGDIVLSAKRSIQGVVRWSNGDPADGVIAHVLVLRAGRAVLRPGDSILAMTNDRGEFRLENLRPATYLLYAYTLGFRRDGAGRTSLPVFYPDLPAPNLQGGIDLRRTKEASGLTLTLKDTEGVSVSGLVTPSPKQPEGSPIYVGLMIPENAAQPFLGLQTEVGKTFRLQNVPPGNYLLLVSSKEANNRSVLPITVGATPIDNLRVPFVDARDLDCTLEYEAGADDKGAPAKPLSTARVSGLSDVLQLFGTIGGRVGPDGRVHMQLLVPGYRYTLQVQPPEGTYVARVLQGGTELEATPPQISAEDGPVRVVLGRNGGALNGVLSNRDGQPASGFVVLAPANPAKQDWVKTATPGAAGQFEITGIAPGKYRLFALRENDNDAYLDAKYLEQFPSRAIVVAANARQTAEIRLPPE